A DNA window from candidate division WOR-3 bacterium contains the following coding sequences:
- the bamA gene encoding outer membrane protein assembly factor BamA produces MILSYLALLLTCTQIIIGFEVDAPFTDPQFIIQNSGLNVGSQYSEYEINQAIKRLYNLKLFEMVAVETSQVADGVKIRFRLKEFPIIKDIKFFGNRKIKTKDILSKTKIKIGDVVTNDKLFDWKLNIQDLYKEKGYFVANINVERINVDSGNKTTLIFQIDEGNRIVVKKILFTGNILMSTSKLKTRMSTKEKTWYRKGFFNEETFNEDLEKIVDLYRENGFLDAKIVKYDLQLDTVDKKTPGLLIYVFVNEGTRYYIGNITFEGNSVITETTFKEFLGIKKGQIYNVSKVNRFLNELYNLYSEQGYIYAQIIQHEDLKNDTVDIKYRISENQPARIRLVIVEGNERTNDKVIRRQITTLPGSIFKRSEVIRSQRNIFNLGYFSDIKLDYRRADEAGNIDLIYQVTEKTSFGTIGAGISYSAQDKLTGYVELSQPNFMGQGQQLSLKLEKGGKKTNVEIGFTEPNLFDQPLACGFNLTYLTKNYDYYDKEEKALGINFAFPIFLDYTKLYSSLRLTDAYIPRASISATYQPSGPYNIYRDTIHKTTLVPMLNFVRDSRDYIYNPLSGSVISYSAELSTIDILYYRQIFDGSVYLPFFKKFCLMMRMRMGAIEGLTNCDTVPIYERFFAGGTGLDGIRGYPDRSIGIYEGGYNIGGKVVNLYSLEWRFRPSPQVAFLVFFDAGNTWNSFKNLNLSTLKRGAGFGVRLEIPMLGLVGFDLGYGFDREGKSKWEPHLQIGRTF; encoded by the coding sequence GTGATTCTAAGCTATTTAGCCCTACTTTTAACATGCACTCAGATTATAATAGGATTTGAAGTTGATGCGCCATTTACCGATCCGCAATTTATAATTCAAAATTCTGGATTAAATGTAGGATCGCAATACTCCGAATACGAAATTAATCAAGCCATTAAACGACTTTACAATTTAAAATTATTCGAAATGGTCGCAGTAGAAACGAGCCAAGTGGCTGATGGAGTAAAAATTCGGTTTCGACTAAAGGAGTTCCCAATTATTAAAGATATTAAATTTTTTGGCAATCGAAAAATTAAAACCAAAGATATCCTTAGCAAAACTAAAATAAAAATCGGAGATGTTGTTACTAACGATAAGCTCTTTGACTGGAAATTAAATATCCAAGATCTGTATAAAGAAAAAGGATATTTTGTGGCAAATATAAACGTCGAACGGATCAATGTGGATAGTGGCAATAAAACAACTTTAATTTTCCAAATAGATGAAGGCAATAGGATAGTAGTAAAGAAAATTTTGTTCACAGGTAATATTTTAATGTCTACGAGCAAACTAAAAACTCGAATGTCAACTAAGGAAAAAACTTGGTATCGCAAAGGTTTTTTTAACGAAGAAACATTTAATGAAGATCTAGAAAAAATTGTCGATCTGTATCGTGAAAATGGTTTTCTAGATGCCAAAATCGTAAAATATGATTTACAACTTGATACAGTAGACAAGAAAACACCGGGTTTATTAATTTACGTCTTTGTAAATGAAGGTACTAGATATTATATTGGCAACATTACATTCGAGGGCAATAGTGTTATTACGGAAACTACATTTAAAGAATTTTTGGGAATTAAAAAGGGGCAAATTTATAATGTCAGCAAAGTAAACCGATTTTTAAATGAATTGTACAATTTATATTCTGAACAGGGTTATATTTATGCTCAAATTATTCAGCATGAAGATCTTAAAAATGATACTGTAGACATCAAATACCGCATTTCAGAAAATCAACCAGCTCGAATCAGATTGGTAATTGTTGAAGGAAACGAACGAACCAACGATAAAGTTATCCGTCGTCAAATTACAACTCTCCCCGGGTCGATTTTTAAGCGCTCCGAAGTAATTAGGAGTCAACGAAATATATTTAACCTCGGATACTTTTCTGATATTAAGTTGGACTATCGACGTGCCGACGAAGCAGGCAACATTGATTTAATCTATCAAGTTACAGAAAAAACCTCGTTCGGCACTATTGGGGCTGGGATTTCTTATTCAGCGCAAGACAAATTAACTGGCTACGTAGAACTATCTCAGCCTAATTTTATGGGACAAGGCCAGCAATTATCTTTAAAGTTAGAAAAAGGTGGTAAAAAAACTAATGTCGAAATTGGCTTTACTGAACCAAATCTCTTTGATCAGCCATTAGCTTGTGGTTTTAATTTGACATATTTAACTAAAAATTACGATTATTACGATAAAGAAGAAAAAGCTCTAGGAATAAATTTTGCATTCCCGATTTTTTTAGATTATACTAAACTTTACTCATCATTAAGACTCACCGATGCTTACATACCACGGGCATCAATCAGTGCTACCTATCAACCTTCTGGTCCATATAATATTTATCGCGATACGATTCATAAAACAACCCTTGTTCCTATGCTTAATTTTGTCCGTGATTCTCGCGATTATATTTACAATCCCCTATCAGGTTCAGTAATTTCTTATTCGGCAGAATTATCAACTATTGACATTCTTTATTATCGGCAAATTTTTGATGGCAGTGTTTATTTACCATTTTTTAAAAAATTTTGCCTAATGATGCGCATGCGAATGGGGGCTATCGAAGGTTTAACAAATTGCGATACAGTACCAATTTATGAAAGATTTTTTGCTGGGGGTACCGGCCTAGATGGAATCCGTGGATATCCGGACCGGTCAATAGGTATTTATGAAGGCGGCTATAATATTGGGGGCAAAGTCGTAAATCTTTATTCATTAGAATGGCGATTTCGTCCGTCGCCTCAAGTGGCATTTTTAGTGTTTTTTGATGCTGGTAATACCTGGAATTCTTTTAAAAATCTTAACCTTTCTACTCTTAAGCGAGG